CGCGTCGCGGCTTGCCGGCGCTCCGGCATGCGCCGATTGACTCGGGCGGTGCCGCCACGCACAGTGGTGCGCACCGAACCGTTGCCGCGAGATATCCGATGAAGCCCAGCGTACCCGGCCTTATTCTTGTCGTGATCGGCCTGCTGTTCCTGCTGCGCAACCTTGGCCTGGACCTGCACTTGGGCCATCTGTTCGCGGTGTGGTGGCCGGTGCTGCTGATCGCGGTGGGCGTCAGCATGTTCTTCAAACGCTGGCCGCGTGCCTGAAGGCTTCCGTCATGACGAGTGCGACTGACCGCGCGCCACTGCTGCGCGCGATCCATCATGTTGCGCTGATCTGTTCGGACTACCCGCGCTCCAGGGCGTTCTACAGCGAGACGCTGGGCCTGCGCATCGTGCGCGAGGTGTACCGGGAAGCGCGCGAGTCGTGGAAGTGCGACCTGGAAGTGAGTCCGGGCGTGCAGCTGGAGCTGTTCTCGTTTCCGGGTGCGCCGTCGCGTCCATCGCGCCCCGAGGCGCAGGGGCTGCGTCATCTGGCGTTCGCGGTAGTAGACCTGGGTGCCGCGATCGCCGAGCTGGCTGTACGCGGGGTGGATTGCGAACCGGTACGCGTGGACGAGCATACCGGTCGCCGTTTCACGTTCTTCGCCGATCCGGACGCGTTGCCGATTGAGCTTTACGAGGATTGATTGCACGTGGCGCGGCCATTCGGCCGCGCCACGTCGTAGTGCCGGTCAGGCCTGGTCGCCGATGATGTCGGGCTGTGCCGGACGGTCGCTCCACAGGTAACGGTAGACCAGTCCGCCGATCACGCCGCCGATGATCGGCATGACCCAGAAGAACCACAGCTGGTGCAGCGCCCAGCCGCCCTGGAACAGCGCCACGCCGGTGGAGCGGGCCGGGTTCACCGAGGTGTTGGTGACCGGAATGCTGATCAGGTGGATCAGGGTCAGCGCCAGGCCGATTGCGATGCCGGCAAAGCCGACCGGCGCGCTCTTGTGGGTGGCACCCATGATGATGAAGATGAAGAAGCCGGTCATCACCAGTTCGCACAGCGCGGCGGCGCCCATCGAATAGCCGCCTGGCGAATGTGCGCCGTAGCCGTTCGAGGCGAAGCCGCTGGCGGCTGCATCGAAGCCGGTTTTGCCCGAGGCGATGACGTACAGCACCGCCGCCGCGGCGATGCCGCCGATCACCTGCGCCACGATGTACGGCAGCACGTCCTTTGCCGGAAAGCGGCCGCCCGCGGCCAGGCCGCAGGTGACTGCCGGGTTGATGTGGCAGCCGGAGATGTGGCCGATGGCATAGGCCATCGTCAGCAGGGTCAGGCCGAAGGCCAGGGCCACGCCGGCGAAACCGATGCCGAGTTGCGGGAAGCCGGCGGCCAGCACGGCGCTGCCGCAGCCGCCCAGTACCAGCCAGAAAGTGCCGAAGAATTCGGCGGTCATACGCTTGCTGAGGTTGCCCATGGGGTACTCCTTGTCGATGGCATGTGGTGCGACGGCCGCGGATGGAATCGCACCCGTGGGTACACGCTTGAACCGGATCGAACGACGTTCTGCATTTCCCCTGGAATGACGTTGCGACTGCCTGCAGCGGTGGTGGCGTCATGGTCCGCACGGCGTCCTGCCGGGCAGCCGCAGCATAGGCGAAGCCGGGGTGATGTCCATAGGAATGTTCCCCGGCGGTGGCGGCTCGGCAGTCGAATTGCGCTATCGTGCCCGCTTCACCTGCACAGCCCGAAGGCATGCCGATGATCGAGAACCGCGCACCACCGGCACCCGCCACGGCACAGATCCAGCGGCCGCTGGATCGACGCGACATGCGTACGCTGCTGCTGTCGTCCCTGGGCGGTGCGCTGGAGTTCTACGACTTCGTGGTGTTCGTGTTCCTGGCATTGCCGCTGAGCGAACTGTTCTTTCCGCGCGACACACCGCCGTGGCTGGCGCAGGTCCAGGTCTACGGCATCTTCGCCGCGGGCTATCTGGCGAGGCCGTTGGGCGGCATCGTGATGGCGCACTTCGGCGATCGATCCGGGCGCAAGCGCATGTTCACCCTGAGCGTGTTCCTGATGGCACTGCCCACGCTGGCGATCGGGCTGCTGCCGGTCTATGCGCAGGTCGGGCTGCTGGCGCCGCTGCTGTTGCTGCTGCTGCGCGTGGTGCAGGGCATTGCCGTGGGCGGCGAGGTGCCGGGTGCATGGGTGTTCGTGGCCGAGCATGCGCCGTCCCGTTACACCGGGTTTGCCTGCGGCTGCCTGACTGCCGGCCTGACCGTGGGCATCCTGATCGGTTCGCTGCTGACCGCCGCGCTCGGTGCGCGGCTCGACGCATCGCACATGCTGGCGTGGGGATGGCGGGTGCCGTTCCTGCTCGGCGGCGTGTTTGGCTTCGTGGCGGTCTGGTTGCGGCGCTGGCTGGACGAGACACCGGTGTTCGTCGAGCTGCGCGAACGCCGGCAGCTGAGCCGTTCCATGCCGCTGGGGGTCGTGTTGTCGCAGTATCGCGGCAGTGTCGCAGTGTCGATGCTGGTGACCTGGATGCTGACGGCGGCGATCGTGGTGGTGATCCTGATGCTGCCCTCGCTGGCACAGCGGGTGTTCCATGTCGCGCCGGCACTGGCGGCGCAGGGCAATGTGCTGGCGGCGCTGGGGCTGAGCCT
This window of the Dyella sp. A6 genome carries:
- a CDS encoding LiaI-LiaF-like domain-containing protein, with translation MKPSVPGLILVVIGLLFLLRNLGLDLHLGHLFAVWWPVLLIAVGVSMFFKRWPRA
- a CDS encoding VOC family protein — protein: MTSATDRAPLLRAIHHVALICSDYPRSRAFYSETLGLRIVREVYREARESWKCDLEVSPGVQLELFSFPGAPSRPSRPEAQGLRHLAFAVVDLGAAIAELAVRGVDCEPVRVDEHTGRRFTFFADPDALPIELYED
- the aqpZ gene encoding aquaporin Z produces the protein MGNLSKRMTAEFFGTFWLVLGGCGSAVLAAGFPQLGIGFAGVALAFGLTLLTMAYAIGHISGCHINPAVTCGLAAGGRFPAKDVLPYIVAQVIGGIAAAAVLYVIASGKTGFDAAASGFASNGYGAHSPGGYSMGAAALCELVMTGFFIFIIMGATHKSAPVGFAGIAIGLALTLIHLISIPVTNTSVNPARSTGVALFQGGWALHQLWFFWVMPIIGGVIGGLVYRYLWSDRPAQPDIIGDQA
- a CDS encoding MFS transporter — encoded protein: MIENRAPPAPATAQIQRPLDRRDMRTLLLSSLGGALEFYDFVVFVFLALPLSELFFPRDTPPWLAQVQVYGIFAAGYLARPLGGIVMAHFGDRSGRKRMFTLSVFLMALPTLAIGLLPVYAQVGLLAPLLLLLLRVVQGIAVGGEVPGAWVFVAEHAPSRYTGFACGCLTAGLTVGILIGSLLTAALGARLDASHMLAWGWRVPFLLGGVFGFVAVWLRRWLDETPVFVELRERRQLSRSMPLGVVLSQYRGSVAVSMLVTWMLTAAIVVVILMLPSLAQRVFHVAPALAAQGNVLAALGLSLGCVLYGLLADRFGALPVLLAGALALPVGTYALFLDLAAGGRLFLPLYALDGLLVGVVGVVPVVMVRAFPSAVRFSGLSFAYNVAYAVFGAGTATAIGWLAARAGRMAPAHYVAITALVGAATSLWLMWRRGTRQELA